The sequence below is a genomic window from Coffea arabica cultivar ET-39 chromosome 8e, Coffea Arabica ET-39 HiFi, whole genome shotgun sequence.
gaagGCACAAAAATAGAATCAAATAAACTTGTGAGACAAATTTAAGGTTTATTTAAATCGATCATCAACCCTATCGACTCAACTTATTCTTTACCCGATTAAGAGAGAATTAAGAGTGAAATTTCTAATATATATCTTGGGCACATGTTAGTATGCATAAATTATGTGTGCCTTATCATGTGGTCGCATAATATCACATTCATTATGTCCTTGATCATGAAGTTTCTTTCCCAACGAATTAGGAATATGAGAATAAATGGTCCAACCAAACACTCTGAAAATGGCCAATAAATGGTCGTTTACTACTCTAAATTTCTTCAGGGTTGTTCTAAGAACACTTCTTGTATAGCACGTACTCGATTAAGAGAGAAATTTCTAATGAATATCTTGGGTACATGTTAGTATGCATAAATTATATGTACCTTATCATGTGGATGTATAATACTCTCTCCGTCCTAATTATTTAGTCATGTTTGGAGAATCCAACTTTTTAAGAATAGTGGTTTAATTGTGATGTTTGTGCTTCTCTTTCTAATTTTGCccctgaaatttaaaatttaaatttgaatggtaACACACATATGattagaaagaaaaattatattGAAAAGAATGACTAAAAGGTATTTTGACTTTTCCaacatgacaaatattttgaaatatgtcAAAATCgaaagtatgacactttcaatAGAACGGAAGGAGTATCAAATTCATGACATCCTTGATCATGAAGTTTCTTTCTCGACGAGTTAGGAATATGAGAATTAGTGGTCCAGCCAAATATGATGTAATTTTATAAGATTTAGGGTGGGCAAGTACGATGTATTTCAAATACTTCTCAAATTTTCTAGGATTGTTTTGTGATTTTACCATAGTTGAGAGTGGCTCTGCCACATGGCGTGAATTTGGTTCTAAGCAGTAGACTCGGGTGTCGTATTTCTTTTTGATGTAGCCGCAGCCCATGTTTTTTGAGAGTAACAGTAGAAGACATTGATTGATTGGGCTTTGCAACTTTATATCAATTTTACTTGAGTAACAGCCCATTAACATTTGCAACTTTATATCAATTTCTCTTGAGCTTTCCTGTAGAGATTGATTGATTTGATCCAACTGAATATAACAGTCTTTGacatttgattgattgattgattgggCTTTGCAACTTTATATCAATTTTTCTTGAGTATCAGCCCATTAACATTTGCAACTTTACATCAATTTCTCTTGAGCTTTCCTGTGGAGATTGATTGATTTGATCCAACTGAATCTAGCAGTGTTCTCTAGAAATCCGAAGGCACACTTCGGCTAAGAAACAGAGATCCATAAAGGTGTATTCAACACAAAGAAACGTTTTTAATGAAAAGTTCACGTCACAAATTCAGTTTTCTGGGCCGTCCGCATTTTGAGGCAGTTGACAGTAATCTTTCAGTTGTCAAATTACTTTGACTTTACACTAGCTAGTCGGCTTTTGTGAACTTTTCAGATGAATAATTAGCAGACAATGAATCACAGAGAACTAAGGTTGACACAGACTTTGACACGTTATTGTGATATACATGTGTCACTGTCCATTTTGTCGTAAATTTGATAAGGTGCTTCTCAAATTCTACATAACTCCTGTTGAGAGAAAAGATCAGGCACGTAGCCATAAGAGTTATCAAAATGGAGGTGACATAATTAAGAATTTATATATATCCATAGGTAAAAATAGATGAATTTATATATATCCAtaatatacactatcagtgttgGATAAATAacaattatgcaaaatttgaatttcaaattcaacttttgtatacatgtcatgaatcaagctgtgatagtgtatacattatcagtgtatgttgaccttggtcgatcaatccttggttttgatgattaacaaaccaaaatgtagatttgggctaatgtttttatgtgagcaatttgttagaacagattcttgtggcacaaaagaagaagcaaaaacagggcactcatgtgggacgtccgaaaggaagctatcggacgtccgaaaggatgaagaacatcaggaaagagtttctgtcggacgcacatcgatcgtgtcggacgtcctaaaaattcctcgaagatttgataactctctggacgacgttcggacactgaagctcggacgataaaattccatcggacgtccgaacaacaacttgactgtttttcggacgatgggttcggacgatgactaagccgtcggacgtccgacaggctaacggctagttttgacagcatttaatatttgaccgttggagagccttttggagccatttctcaccttctataaacaccccaaagcacaagaagacaggggacttttgccaacacaaaatacaagcttacaagtgagatttttgagtagaaagattctttgttggttgtataaggggttgggaaagttgggttgtgaggttgctcaagtgaaggttactctctaggtggagtaaaaccttggtgaaggtgaacctatcacttgaagtggtaaaaccttggtgaaggttgcctcatttgtataaaatagttcttaattgggtgagtgatctttcaagtgtaggttgttgagggttaactagaatagttgtaaaactccttggctcaaccaaagagtgtttggggtgaggaaggagtgagcattcacttgtacatcttggttagcatcgtcatctattgaagaggctattggattgatatttggtttgcatttcttatcttttctcttcaattaagttttctttattgtgcttaaatttgatatatctttgtgcatcattgtgaaattgtttgtactcattggatTGCACccggacttacaattggtatcagagcttggtctcttttgatcaagcttaaccgcttagagtaaagatcatggcaaccataaaagtttcttttttagaagggcaatctattgatagaccacctatgtttaatggttctcattttagcatgtggaaacaaagaatgatgattttcttacaatccgtttatattgaattatggtatgtggtagaagatggtccttatgaagccagaataattgactctaccactaatttgagtagattaaagactaggcaagaattgaatgaaaaagacaagagatacctttctttgaatgccaaggccatgtgtatattgtacaatgcattagatgtaaatgaatctagtaggattaaaggttgtaaatcagctaaagatatttgggataaattgtgtgtatttcatgaaggtaaccaagatattaaagaacaaaagaaatctttgcttgtttctcaatatgaatttttcaaaatgcatcctcttgaaaatgttgataagatgtgtagtagattttgtgacattattgaagatcttaaattgcttggaaaagaatattctttgggtgagaaaaatagaaagattttgaatgccttgccaaaagaatgggaaaacaaaataaatgctatagaagaggcaaaggatttaaattctatgtccattgaatctcttgtggataccctaacctcttatgaattaaagctgatattcaaagtgcaagaggaagaaaatgcaagaatgtataagagaggcatagcttttaaagcatctcaagtgggggataatccatccttcatgggtaatgaaatcatggaagtggacaatgatataactcctcacatcaaaagtttcaagaagatcttcaacaagagatgttcaagaagagattgcaaaattacatgggatgaatacaattcaaaaagagaaaaagaagagttggcccaaatggcactaatggccgttggagaagatgatgtAAGTtattatcactcttcttgtgatgaagataatgaagatgatgatgtgaaaattcttatgattaaaatgcataaaagtttgagaaaatcttatgctaaaaataaagatttgaaaacaaaaataaatgatttgttggaagaaaactccaaactttttcaagaaaacaaatgtttgagaatggaaaatgatgatttaaaaaatcaaaaaggtgtttttgattgcaaaaataatttgaaaaggaagttggaagagaaaacaaagttttatgaaaaaatgttggaggaacaaaatgtgttaaagaaaagaattaatgacttgaacgagtttctccaaaatgaaaaacaaaagttttctcaaacaaaagaaagcaaatcttttcaaggcacaaataagtttgctatgataagaagtaagaaaattagttgcattaaatccacttatgtgcaaaatacttctatcatgtgtcacttttgttgtcaatttggacatatgcaaaatgattgctatgtaaagaaaaatatgagaaaaggtatgaaatccatgtggattgctagatcatgttgtactaactcccaagaaccctataaaaaattacaattggtatcatgaAAGTTTTGTCATtctatatggtcttgatttgaaaaataaagggggagtttgctttttgattgatgtcaaaagggggagtaggatttattgaaatttctttgtatgttggcattttctaagggggagttttatttgaacttatttgatcaaagaaatattcattttgtttgtcatcatcaaaaagggggagattgttgaccttggtcgatctatccttggttttgatgattaacaaaccaaaatgtagatttgggctaatgtttttatgtgagcaatttgttagaacagattcttgtggcacaaaagaagaagcaaaaacagggcactcatgtgggacgtccgaaaggaagctatcggacgtccgaaaggatgaagaacatcaggaaagagtttctgtcggacgcacatcgatcgtgtcggacgtcctaaaaattcctcgaagatttgataactctctggacgacgttcggacactgaagctcggacgataaaattccatcggacgtccgaacaacaacttgactgtttttcggacgatgggttcggacgatgactaagccgtcggacgtccgacaggccaacggctatttttgacagcatttaatatttgaccgttggagagccttttggaaccatttctcaccttctataaacaccccaaagcacaagaagacaggggacttttgccaacacaaaatacaagcttacaagtgagatttttgagtagaaagattctttgttggttgtataaggggttgggaaagttgggttgtgaggttcctcaagtgaaggttactctctaggtggagtaaaaccttggtgaaggtgaacctatcacttgaagtggtaaaaccttggtgaaggttgcctcatttgtataaaatagttcttaattgggtgagtgatctttcaagtgtaggttgttgagggttaactagaatagttgtaaaactccttggctcaaccaaagagtgtttggggtgaggaaggagtgagccttcacttgtacatcttggttagcatcgccatctattgaagaggctattggattgatatttggtttgcatttcttatcttttctcttcaattaagttttctttattgtacttaaatttgatatatctttgtgcatcattgtgaaattgtttgtactcattgggttgcaccaggacttacagtgtatataagatttactctaaaaTAATTGAGTTTATATTGACTGCTATATCCATGAATAATATATTCCAGAAGcgaaaatttttttctataatttataaatttccTAATTATGTAGAATGTAATTTTTGCTACCCATCTTAATAGTCTTAAATCTAATAAAACAGACaaataagaaattgaaaaagtAGATTATACCATATAATGTTCTGTATGCATCCATCCTACATTAAAATTCTGTTACCATTCACAGTACCATTTATTACTTTAGATAACAATAATCATTTCATTGAATTAAAAGACTGCAGTTGACATGATCTTCAGCAACAATACTACATTAAGATAGAAGTGCTGTCAGATTGTAAAGTAGCATTTGACATGATCTTCAGCAACAATGTACAGGATGGTCATATAGCAACCATTCGGGAAGACATTGAGTACCTAGTGAAAAGTTTTGAACATTGCACAGTTTCTTTTGTACCTAGATCAGCTAATGTAGGAAGTCATAGGCTAGCAAAATTTGCAACAAGGCTAGTTAATGATATTGATCGGGAAAACAACTTCCCAAGTTGGCTAGTAGAGGCAGCCGGCAATGACTGGAGGGCTGAGTCTTTCTTTTGTAATTAAGCCCTTGTAATATCAagtgaatatatatataaaatgataTCTAatgtttgttgaaaaaaaaatttaaaagactGCACTAGTAGTACCAAATACATGCACTAGATACAAATAAATGTAGCGAATATCATCTCTGTCTTGTATCCTTGAATCACCAAATCCTCATCTTTAGGCTTTAGCTTCAATTAAACTACCTTTGTGACCCACTACAGGAATGTCTAATGTAATTTGACCTGCAGATGGAAGCCTGCCAAAATACACCACGCATGATTACTGCATcggaaaaagaaggaaacagATAATAATGATTAAAAGAACGCAAGGAAACATGTTTAAGAAGAAATGAATTCGGACTAGTAACTACAGAATAGTTAATAAAATATGGGATGGGTATAGATATCATACGCAGATATATTatacgattttttttttccacaaatACAGTTAAAAGTTCAGTGTGAAAATATGTACTTGGCAAAATTATACATATAGATCCGTATGTGAATAGTATGAACATATTTAAAAGTTGCAGAACTAATATTATGAATAAATTTACTATACTTTTAACTACATTTCTAccaattttaaacttatttttgtGTATCAAACCCAAAGAAGCAATAATCAATAGAAATTAATTTGTACAGACAAAGAAGATTTCGTCGGGAGATATCTTATCCTTGCAGTTGTTTGGTCCCATcgttaatttggaatttttagTTTCTTTCTACTTTTCTTTTATGTATAAATGAATCCACATGATTTGttcaaatcttttcttcggaaattttaattttttggtaaGTAGGCATATTTGGTCCTTAATATTTGGGGGTTGAATAAAATTTGTCAGCGACACTTTGATCAAAATATATGTACCCTAAGACATTGAATTTCGATTAAATTAATCTTGAATATTTGGATCTTAACATGTGTAGTCTTAAAGTATTTAGTTCTGGCCAAATTAGCCTCTAATATTGCAtaatatattaagaaaatttattAATATGGCATACAAAAGAATCACGAGATTATAAAAActatagaaaaattataaacatacaaatataaaacaaatttaaagTACTCAGTTGTAACTACGTAAAGACTAGATGACTGATCATACCAACtaataacaaaataaatcaCATGTTGTACGTGTGCTCCAtctatttattttgcatttctttcataaaaataaattaaaaagaaatataattttacatgctcgttcaaaaaattttttttattatttttagggAGGAGATGATCTAGTTATGAAGCACTTATTTCACGTGTTGTAAAATTTATTGTGCTTTATTTGTAAagttgaaaaatatattatttaatgcTCTACAAACATTTACACGAGAGGGCCGCATCTGggtagaggtggcaaatcaacccacttaattaaatttacccatacccgcccatgaatagatgggtatgggtatcttaaatttttgtatatgggtataaatgggttacccaataatacccatttaataaatgggtattattgggtaacccatcaaacccaattaacccatttagaattctcttcccccacccattttttattcaaatttttcattttatcatgatgttaactacttttgttttattattattattattattattatttgttggttttatcttattattttattttctcttagtttgttaacttgctcatttttcagcattactaatttatgataaattttagcctattttcttatctttctaaaatgaaattttaaatttatatatgaaaaaaatgttaggggttcaaaatttttatattaatttttatagtacttagttcaaatttttatattcttattattcaattattaaataataggtaattttgtgacatagagtataaatgaaaaaaaattggtaattaagtttattgaacattataaataaatatttaaaactaatgatgggtacaaagagtggtataaattgataacttagtttgcaaaaatgaatttaaatgaatttacaaaaagttaaaataaatgggttataaatgggtaattgggttatccaattcattttttgacttacccatttatacccatctaattaaatgggtataaatgaattgactcatttatacccattacccattttacccaacccaaacccacccaagtcacccattttgacacctctacatCTGGGGAACGGCCTGCATCATTAAAATAAGATTCAATTAAATCCATCAAAAAGTATAAAAGCACGTGAAAATTCATAAAAGAATTAGAGAAATAAAAGAACACAAAAGAATTAGAGAAAGTTACAAATGATGTGGACAGTCGTAGAAGTATATTACAAAACTATTTGTTTTCTTATTCATGtggtatctttttttttttttatgttgaccattaattttaacaaaatttaacCGTGACACTTTAACTTAAATTCTGAGAGAGTTGTTTAAAGGTTTATAAGCCATAGGGGAGGTATGTAATAAAGTACTAACTACTAAGCCGTAGGGGAGGTATGTAATAAAGTAACAAACGACAGAAGGATTGAAACAAATTGAACCATCATGGCCCCTGTCACTTCCAGTTATGAGGTCACCTCCTCAATCCCTCCTGCAAGGTTGTTCAAGGCCACCATCCTTGAAGAGAAGCATCTTCACAAGATCTTGCCACAGGGCGTTAAGAGTGTCGAAATCCTTGAAGGAGATGGTGGAGTTGGCACAATTAAGTTGACCACATTTGTTGAAGGTGGCGAGCTTAAGACTGCCAAACAGAGAGTTGATGGAATTGACAAAGAAAAATTTACATACAGTTATACTGTACTTGAAGCTGATGGATTTAACGATGTAATCGAGAAAATCTGTTGTGTCATCAAATTTGAACCCTCTGCCGATGGAGGTTCAATCTGCAAAACCACTAATACATACTACCCCAAAGGTGGTGCTCAGATCAGTGAGGAACACCTCAAGGGAGGAAAAGAGAAGGGTTTGGGAATGGTTAAGCCTGTTGAGTGTTGAGGCTTACCTCCACGCAAATCCTACTGCCTACAACTAATTATAATGAATGCTAGTGAAGGACTCTTCGACATATTTTCTT
It includes:
- the LOC113701075 gene encoding major allergen Pru ar 1-like — encoded protein: MAPVTSSYEVTSSIPPARLFKATILEEKHLHKILPQGVKSVEILEGDGGVGTIKLTTFVEGGELKTAKQRVDGIDKEKFTYSYTVLEADGFNDVIEKICCVIKFEPSADGGSICKTTNTYYPKGGAQISEEHLKGGKEKGLGMVKPVEC